The following are encoded together in the Bacteroidota bacterium genome:
- a CDS encoding DUF1648 domain-containing protein yields MKNQRSFLKVISDITAFLFTLSLFVVIIYYYNKIPETIPVHYNATGEADGFGHKRSIWLIPFVSLFMFSGLFLLSRFIERFRLKQNGQQTKQKVGAIYLIRAINIIISSGFFYIGLSTIQVSLKITTGLSVWFLPVFLGALVIVIGLFIYWIKRNK; encoded by the coding sequence ATGAAAAATCAACGATCATTTTTAAAGGTGATATCAGACATAACCGCTTTTTTATTCACGTTATCTTTATTTGTGGTTATCATTTATTATTATAATAAAATTCCCGAAACAATTCCGGTTCATTACAATGCAACAGGGGAGGCTGATGGGTTTGGACACAAGAGATCCATCTGGCTTATTCCTTTCGTTTCGTTGTTTATGTTTTCCGGCTTGTTTTTATTAAGCCGTTTTATTGAGAGATTTCGGTTAAAGCAAAACGGGCAGCAAACTAAACAAAAAGTAGGTGCAATATATTTAATCCGTGCTATAAATATTATTATTTCCTCCGGATTCTTTTATATAGGGTTAAGTACAATTCAAGTCTCCCTGAAAATAACGACAGGTTTGAGCGTTTGGTTTCTCCCGGTTTTCCTGGGGGCTTTAGTAATTGTTATAGGCTTATTTATATATTGGATTAAAAGGAATAAGTAA
- a CDS encoding RNA polymerase sigma factor — translation MGDNAFRDEEIIRSILREGMSHKYSILYKKYYQRVLDKCYTMVKNKEKARELAQEIFAKAFEMLGTFQGRSSFSSWLYSITYNHCIDYLRIQKKISYPDWDRDNVLPDIFEPVEEDFSETDYDMLMKILDKIHPEEKALLLMKYQDGISIHNISTALRISESAAKMRLKRAKARVLYLYREMKPEG, via the coding sequence ATGGGCGACAATGCATTCCGAGACGAAGAAATCATCCGAAGCATTCTCCGGGAAGGGATGAGCCATAAGTATTCCATCCTTTACAAAAAGTATTATCAAAGGGTTCTGGATAAGTGTTATACTATGGTAAAAAACAAGGAAAAGGCCAGGGAACTCGCTCAGGAAATATTTGCCAAGGCTTTCGAAATGTTGGGCACCTTTCAGGGAAGGTCGTCTTTTTCTTCCTGGTTATATTCCATTACCTATAACCATTGTATTGATTATCTCAGGATACAGAAGAAGATAAGTTATCCCGACTGGGACAGGGATAATGTTCTTCCGGATATATTTGAACCGGTGGAGGAGGATTTTTCAGAAACGGATTATGATATGCTGATGAAAATACTTGATAAGATACATCCTGAGGAGAAAGCCCTGTTGCTTATGAAATATCAGGATGGGATATCGATACACAATATAAGTACGGCGCTCAGGATCAGCGAAAGCGCAGCAAAAATGAGGTTGAAGCGGGCAAAGGCAAGGGTATTATATTTATACCGTGAGATGAAACCGGAAGGATAA
- a CDS encoding DUF2937 family protein codes for MKRKQWLLRKINGIFTVAAGLFGGMLFGQFPQFISQYIQRVGGHIDEARNIMNEYDIPEIAERIMSLEAGLNAITEAGPFTKLFVFIGHADWKIARKTWENFIPGITFDSEGITYIIVGGISAFLVFDLLKTIISAFLFPKRRDKESHSYKLNPK; via the coding sequence ATGAAAAGAAAACAATGGCTGTTAAGGAAGATCAATGGGATTTTTACTGTTGCAGCAGGCTTGTTCGGAGGTATGCTTTTCGGACAGTTCCCGCAATTCATTTCCCAATATATTCAACGTGTTGGAGGGCATATTGATGAAGCCAGAAATATTATGAATGAATATGATATTCCGGAAATTGCCGAAAGGATAATGTCTCTGGAAGCAGGATTAAACGCAATTACAGAAGCAGGTCCTTTTACCAAACTGTTTGTTTTCATTGGTCATGCTGATTGGAAAATTGCCCGAAAGACATGGGAAAACTTTATTCCTGGGATAACTTTCGATAGCGAAGGAATAACGTATATCATTGTGGGAGGTATCTCAGCTTTTTTGGTTTTCGACCTTTTAAAAACAATTATTTCAGCCTTTCTTTTTCCAAAAAGAAGGGATAAGGAAAGTCATTCTTATAAATTAAATCCTAAGTAA